The following proteins are encoded in a genomic region of Flavobacteriales bacterium:
- a CDS encoding polysaccharide biosynthesis/export family protein: MFRNTLTYLLFIFLLSSCITNKDLDIFQVKQDSEINVFENVNELSDGDLIYVEIKSLTPTNYDFFNKGQDNSNSKLLNPYVYGYLVNDSGFVSLPILGEIYVRGKSIQEAEKTIKNVSKNYFSNPFVKVVLLNFNITVLGEVNSPGKINVVDPSMNIIDAIGMVDGFTSIANRKKIKVIRFDGKKPQVYTIDLTDTNVSNSEKFFVKSGDIITVEPVKKRFFVINSLSSGISVIISSLTLYFLLTTN; this comes from the coding sequence ATGTTTAGAAATACCTTAACATACTTATTATTTATTTTCTTATTGTCGTCTTGTATTACCAACAAGGACTTGGATATCTTTCAAGTTAAACAGGATTCTGAAATAAATGTTTTTGAAAATGTCAATGAATTATCTGATGGTGACTTGATATATGTTGAAATAAAATCATTAACACCAACTAATTATGATTTTTTCAACAAAGGTCAAGATAATTCAAACTCAAAATTACTTAATCCGTATGTTTATGGCTATTTAGTTAATGATTCGGGTTTTGTTTCTCTCCCTATATTAGGTGAGATATATGTTCGAGGTAAATCTATACAGGAAGCAGAAAAAACAATAAAAAATGTATCGAAAAATTATTTTTCCAACCCTTTTGTTAAAGTTGTTTTACTAAACTTCAATATCACTGTTTTAGGCGAGGTTAATAGCCCTGGTAAGATAAATGTCGTGGATCCTTCAATGAATATTATCGATGCAATTGGTATGGTAGATGGATTTACTTCAATTGCAAACAGAAAAAAAATTAAAGTTATTCGATTTGATGGTAAAAAACCACAGGTTTATACTATAGATTTAACGGATACTAATGTATCTAACTCTGAGAAATTTTTTGTAAAATCGGGTGATATAATAACGGTAGAACCTGTTAAAAAACGATTTTTCGTAATTAATAGCTTGTCATCAGGGATTTCGGTAATCATTTCAAGTTTAACTCTTTACTTTTTACTTACAACAAACTAA
- a CDS encoding prolyl oligopeptidase family serine peptidase → MKTFVISSQRNKNITLDINFTKTIQDPLVIFSHGFKGFKDWGPFNAISNIFAQSGLNFLKFNFSHNGVSNENLLEFTDLDSFGSNNFSIELEDLESVIDWATNNLADKVDLDRIYLLGHSRGGGISILKASTNTKVKKLVSWASVSDFEKRIENDKVNLWKDRGVVYVFNSRTNQQMPLYYQFYEDYINNKSLFSIPNACRMLTIPTLIIHGDEDQTVDFSEAEDLHTNINNSQLLKLVNSDHVFNAKHPFDENSFSNQLKTVIAESISFFKN, encoded by the coding sequence ATGAAAACTTTTGTTATCTCAAGCCAAAGAAACAAAAACATTACTCTTGATATTAATTTTACAAAAACTATACAGGATCCATTAGTTATTTTTAGTCATGGTTTCAAGGGTTTTAAAGATTGGGGGCCATTTAATGCGATTTCTAATATTTTTGCTCAATCTGGACTGAATTTTCTTAAGTTTAATTTTTCGCACAATGGAGTTTCAAATGAAAATTTATTAGAATTTACTGACTTAGATTCTTTTGGTAGTAATAATTTTTCTATTGAATTAGAAGATCTAGAAAGTGTTATTGATTGGGCAACAAATAATTTAGCTGATAAAGTTGATCTTGATAGAATATATTTATTAGGTCATAGTAGAGGAGGAGGTATTTCCATCCTAAAAGCTTCAACAAATACAAAAGTCAAAAAATTAGTTTCATGGGCAAGTGTAAGTGATTTTGAAAAAAGAATCGAAAATGATAAAGTTAATCTATGGAAGGATAGGGGAGTAGTCTATGTTTTTAATAGCAGAACGAATCAGCAAATGCCACTATATTATCAGTTTTACGAAGATTATATCAATAATAAGTCGCTTTTTTCTATACCTAATGCATGCCGTATGTTAACTATACCGACTCTGATTATTCACGGTGACGAGGACCAAACAGTAGACTTTTCAGAAGCAGAAGATTTACACACTAATATTAATAACTCTCAATTATTAAAGTTGGTAAACTCAGATCATGTTTTTAATGCAAAGCACCCTTTTGATGAAAATTCTTTCTCAAATCAGCTTAAAACAGTAATTGCTGAAAGTATTTCTTTCTTTAAAAATTGA
- a CDS encoding glycosyltransferase family 4 protein yields MIDYIVITPFFPSKGSFRGSYLLDQAKAIQSNSNHKLTVIILSSFFKKSDENYTFEGVNCITFQLLDLPSFIFPGIFHSINLSRFNVFLKKNGLTPNDKSIIHGHINYPSLNFLDFFSKKYKCKTILQHHGLDILQTQTGLRLPFLKNIQNKIILKRFKSFSTYISTHIAVSSVVKAELIKIVPKLKNRLYVCVNGVDTSKFYVDSLKKTKNSKFIIGCVANFWELKDHITLLKAVKILNDEGVKNIHLKLVGNGETFKQCFEYAKNNNIDCEFVDEIKHSELRTYYNQLDLFVLPSKYEAFGCVYLEALACGVPFIGVKNQGIEDVVPDGLKDFQLVEKNSPADLSKLISYFYSNNLTIKFDEIYNIDNTIRQMLNHINNQ; encoded by the coding sequence ATGATTGATTATATAGTAATAACGCCATTTTTTCCAAGCAAGGGTTCTTTTAGGGGTTCTTATTTGTTGGATCAGGCTAAAGCTATACAATCCAATTCAAATCATAAATTAACGGTAATTATATTATCCTCTTTTTTTAAGAAATCAGATGAAAATTATACTTTTGAAGGAGTTAATTGTATAACGTTTCAACTTCTAGATTTACCTTCTTTTATTTTTCCAGGTATTTTTCATTCTATAAATCTATCTAGGTTTAATGTCTTTTTGAAAAAAAATGGCTTAACTCCTAATGATAAGTCTATTATTCATGGACATATTAATTATCCATCCTTAAATTTTTTAGATTTCTTTTCTAAGAAATATAAATGCAAAACAATTTTGCAGCATCATGGTTTAGATATATTGCAAACGCAGACAGGTTTAAGATTACCATTTTTAAAAAACATTCAAAATAAAATCATTTTAAAGCGATTTAAAAGCTTTTCGACTTACATAAGCACACATATTGCAGTTAGCAGTGTTGTCAAGGCAGAGCTAATTAAAATCGTGCCAAAACTAAAGAATCGTTTATATGTATGTGTTAATGGTGTAGACACCTCCAAATTTTATGTTGACTCACTAAAAAAAACAAAAAATTCAAAGTTTATCATTGGATGTGTTGCAAATTTTTGGGAACTAAAAGATCATATTACTCTTTTAAAAGCGGTTAAAATATTAAATGATGAAGGTGTTAAAAATATACACCTAAAGTTAGTTGGAAATGGAGAAACGTTTAAGCAATGTTTTGAATATGCTAAGAATAACAATATAGACTGTGAATTTGTAGATGAAATAAAGCATAGTGAATTACGTACATATTATAATCAATTAGATTTGTTTGTACTTCCTTCAAAATACGAAGCTTTTGGATGTGTATATTTGGAAGCATTAGCTTGTGGAGTGCCATTTATTGGAGTGAAAAACCAAGGTATAGAAGATGTTGTTCCTGATGGTTTGAAAGATTTTCAGCTTGTAGAAAAGAATTCTCCAGCTGATTTATCAAAATTGATTTCCTACTTTTATTCAAATAATTTGACTATTAAATTTGATGAAATATACAACATTGATAATACTATTAGACAAATGTTAAATCATATAAATAATCAATAG
- a CDS encoding polysaccharide deacetylase family protein codes for MKNKLRNILLQLGSFLYSNKDSKVLFYHDIHKANTYSQTSTSLDLFMEHIKIIRAESFEIVSEITRKENQIKLQLDDGYKGVYDCLEYLIEEKIPIEIFIITSEIGNPNFLNEKQILELLNSGLVKISSHSHSHLELNQIDKKSLKYELEKSKEIIESLTKTTTNSICYPLGKFSSQVIKECSLSNYEFQYSSLAGSYYDNPFENVYRRNLVQFANTKELKLVLKGANSIFNKLYFAKHFSR; via the coding sequence ATGAAAAATAAACTGAGAAATATTTTACTTCAGCTAGGTTCGTTTTTATATTCTAATAAGGATAGTAAAGTTTTATTTTATCATGATATTCATAAAGCTAACACTTATAGCCAGACATCAACGTCATTAGATCTCTTTATGGAGCACATTAAGATAATCAGAGCTGAATCCTTTGAAATTGTTTCAGAGATAACTAGAAAAGAAAATCAAATTAAATTGCAACTTGATGATGGTTATAAAGGTGTTTATGACTGTTTGGAGTATTTAATTGAAGAAAAAATACCGATTGAGATTTTTATAATCACTTCTGAAATTGGTAATCCAAATTTCTTAAATGAAAAGCAAATTTTAGAACTTTTAAATAGTGGGTTAGTAAAAATATCATCTCATTCTCATTCACATTTAGAGTTAAATCAGATAGATAAAAAGTCTCTCAAATATGAGTTGGAAAAATCGAAAGAAATTATAGAAAGTTTAACTAAAACAACAACAAATTCTATTTGTTATCCTTTAGGTAAATTTTCAAGTCAAGTGATTAAGGAGTGTTCGTTATCAAATTATGAATTTCAATATTCATCATTAGCAGGTTCTTATTATGATAATCCCTTTGAAAATGTATATAGAAGAAACCTTGTTCAATTTGCAAATACTAAAGAGTTGAAATTAGTACTTAAAGGTGCTAATTCTATTTTTAATAAATTGTATTTTGCGAAGCATTTCTCAAGATGA
- a CDS encoding polysaccharide biosynthesis tyrosine autokinase, which produces MAKLLDEDFIPIKKFVFLILKNWQWFIVSISLSLLVSLLINRYSANIYSNSIKMNVNNSSSEIDPLESVLGEKTSRFNSVNFSDKIFMITSYPLVYKTINDLGFDVEYFIQGNIKTAESYKYRPITFNPLIFNKKYGQEFNIDLINQYQYSIESDLLMKKTYNFDEVVNTSYGSFSVSLNDYFELEKINDYPALIVKVKNPHSITKYYKDKIKVNRLSKEASIINISIEGEDLVKETEFLNKLCENYIQDDLNTKNQVSTNTIKFIDQQLIEIKDSLNLIEAQLQIFKKNNGVVQISVESENFYGDIKDLQNEKSKFLIENKYFKYLSDYLNKKSSFEDIIVPVSYGISNNLLNDLITQLVDLQLERDLLNPNGTLINPVVSELNGKIDRLKGTLNDMISNLKSKNSILINDLTKRIKVSEEMLKTLPSVERELINIERHYELSENIYLLLMTKRTEAGILSAGNVSDAKIVEPAIIQSGVLVSPNKSQNNILALLIGIFLPFTVFTLIELFYTKITSSNDIEKNTKIPYLGYVASNNTGFDLIVNEKPKSRISESFRNIRSNIEFILPKHNFGKTMLFTSSISGEGKTFCAKNLATVYAISGKKTIIIGADLRKPKMYLTFTDQNDVGLSTFLSGHSTKDEIIQNSKIENLDYITSGPIPPNPAELLGRDKMKSFIDELKNEYDYVIIDSPPVFIVSDSMSLMEFVDLNVYVLRQNYTKRELLNYANSFYDSDKVKNISLILNDVDFSNNYGYNYGYNYGYNYGYNYGYNYGGGYYDED; this is translated from the coding sequence ATGGCTAAATTACTAGATGAAGATTTTATTCCAATTAAAAAGTTTGTTTTTTTAATTTTAAAAAACTGGCAATGGTTTATTGTAAGTATATCCTTATCATTACTAGTTTCATTACTTATAAATAGATATTCAGCTAACATTTATTCTAATTCAATTAAAATGAATGTTAATAATTCTTCTAGTGAAATAGATCCACTAGAATCCGTATTGGGTGAAAAAACATCAAGATTCAATTCGGTAAATTTTTCTGATAAAATATTTATGATAACCTCATATCCTTTGGTTTACAAAACAATCAATGATTTGGGTTTTGATGTAGAGTATTTTATACAAGGTAATATTAAAACAGCAGAATCTTATAAGTATAGACCCATAACATTTAACCCTTTAATTTTTAATAAAAAATATGGGCAAGAATTTAATATTGATTTAATAAATCAATATCAATATTCTATTGAATCTGATTTGTTGATGAAGAAGACCTACAATTTTGATGAAGTAGTAAATACTTCTTATGGCTCTTTTTCTGTATCTCTTAATGATTATTTTGAGCTAGAAAAGATTAATGATTATCCTGCTTTAATTGTAAAGGTTAAAAACCCGCATTCTATTACTAAATATTACAAAGACAAGATAAAAGTTAATAGACTTTCAAAGGAAGCTTCAATAATAAATATATCTATAGAAGGGGAGGACTTGGTTAAAGAAACAGAGTTTTTGAATAAGCTTTGTGAAAATTATATTCAAGATGATTTAAATACTAAAAATCAAGTTTCTACTAACACTATTAAATTTATAGATCAACAATTAATAGAAATTAAGGATTCTTTAAATTTAATTGAAGCACAATTACAGATTTTCAAGAAAAATAATGGAGTAGTTCAAATAAGTGTCGAATCAGAAAATTTCTATGGTGATATTAAAGATTTACAAAATGAAAAATCTAAATTTTTAATTGAAAATAAATATTTCAAATATCTTTCAGATTATCTGAACAAAAAATCATCCTTTGAAGATATAATTGTTCCTGTTTCTTATGGAATATCGAATAACCTATTAAATGATTTAATTACACAGTTAGTTGACTTACAGCTAGAAAGAGATTTACTGAATCCTAACGGTACACTTATAAACCCTGTTGTTTCAGAGCTTAATGGTAAGATTGATAGATTAAAAGGTACACTTAATGATATGATTTCTAATTTGAAATCTAAGAATAGTATCTTGATAAACGACTTGACAAAGCGAATTAAAGTCTCCGAAGAAATGCTTAAAACACTGCCTAGTGTCGAAAGGGAACTCATAAATATTGAGAGACATTACGAATTGAGTGAAAACATCTATTTGCTTTTAATGACTAAAAGAACCGAGGCTGGCATATTAAGTGCTGGGAATGTGTCAGATGCCAAAATTGTAGAGCCAGCAATTATTCAATCAGGAGTGTTAGTTTCCCCTAATAAATCACAAAATAATATTCTAGCATTGTTGATAGGAATATTTTTGCCCTTTACAGTATTTACTCTTATTGAGCTGTTTTATACAAAAATAACTAGCTCTAACGATATCGAAAAAAATACTAAAATTCCGTATCTAGGTTATGTAGCCAGTAATAATACGGGTTTTGATTTGATAGTTAATGAAAAACCTAAGTCTAGGATTTCAGAATCCTTCAGAAATATTAGGTCAAATATCGAATTCATCTTGCCTAAACATAATTTTGGTAAGACAATGTTATTTACTTCATCAATTAGTGGTGAAGGAAAAACCTTTTGCGCTAAAAATCTTGCTACAGTATATGCTATTTCTGGAAAGAAGACTATCATTATTGGTGCTGACTTAAGAAAACCAAAAATGTATTTAACCTTTACTGATCAAAATGATGTTGGTTTATCAACTTTTCTTTCCGGTCATTCTACTAAAGATGAAATCATTCAAAATTCTAAAATTGAAAACCTAGATTATATTACTTCTGGACCTATACCTCCTAATCCAGCAGAATTATTAGGGAGAGATAAAATGAAATCATTCATTGATGAACTTAAAAATGAATATGATTATGTTATTATAGATTCTCCTCCTGTATTTATTGTTTCGGATTCAATGTCTCTTATGGAGTTTGTTGACTTAAATGTTTATGTATTGAGACAAAACTATACTAAACGCGAATTATTAAATTATGCAAATAGTTTTTATGATTCTGATAAAGTCAAAAACATATCTTTAATTTTAAATGATGTGGATTTCTCTAATAATTACGGTTATAATTATGGCTATAACTATGGTTACAATTATGGCTATAATTATGGATACAATTATGGTGGCGGATATTATGATGAAGACTAA
- a CDS encoding glycosyltransferase yields MKVIAFLTEPASYTIDLVKNVHIPNHISYKFLFDLSYTRLESNLINNDDLFLNKIPIVSRFQTIREDYINHDAIVFNGYDSVSFLLLWLVHIFSKNKKPIAIESDTPLKIPANFFKRIVKRLYLNYLFKNPYLHGLAGGNKSQKQLFSHYGMSFERIHFLPMVVDVNQFNYLPQRKRHTKFSFLFVGRFIPLKQIECIIDEFLLKFKNDSSVQLILVGDGDRYSNIFENYSKFENVIFKGRLSGKALQKEFELAHVLVLASNNENWGLVINEAMSAAIPVLSNIGIGANHDLIDDKDTGLTFDSSIEGDLANKMNIIYKNKDLYQVCSKNAYSLMHEYWNFNLYSKQLKLALSKMINEK; encoded by the coding sequence ATGAAAGTAATAGCATTTCTGACTGAACCAGCTTCATATACAATTGATTTGGTTAAAAATGTTCATATACCTAATCATATTTCGTATAAATTTTTGTTTGACCTATCTTACACTAGATTAGAATCAAACCTAATTAATAATGATGATTTATTTTTGAATAAAATACCTATTGTAAGTCGTTTTCAAACAATTAGAGAAGACTATATAAATCATGATGCTATTGTTTTTAATGGTTATGATTCTGTTTCTTTCCTCTTATTATGGTTGGTTCATATTTTCTCGAAAAATAAAAAACCCATTGCTATTGAGTCTGATACTCCTTTAAAAATACCAGCTAATTTTTTTAAACGAATAGTTAAAAGGTTGTATTTAAACTATTTATTTAAAAATCCATATCTACATGGATTAGCAGGAGGTAATAAGTCACAAAAGCAATTGTTTAGTCATTACGGAATGTCTTTTGAAAGAATTCATTTTTTACCAATGGTAGTTGATGTTAATCAATTTAATTATCTGCCTCAGAGAAAAAGACATACAAAGTTTTCGTTTCTTTTTGTAGGACGTTTCATTCCATTAAAACAAATTGAGTGTATAATTGATGAGTTTTTATTGAAATTTAAAAATGACAGTAGCGTACAGCTAATTCTTGTTGGAGATGGGGATAGATATTCTAACATTTTTGAAAACTATTCTAAATTTGAAAATGTCATATTCAAAGGACGATTATCGGGAAAGGCTTTACAAAAAGAGTTTGAATTGGCTCACGTACTTGTCTTAGCTTCTAATAATGAAAATTGGGGTTTAGTTATTAATGAAGCAATGTCTGCAGCTATTCCCGTGTTATCTAACATAGGAATTGGTGCTAATCATGATTTAATTGATGATAAAGATACTGGCCTTACGTTTGATTCATCGATTGAGGGAGATTTGGCTAATAAGATGAATATCATATATAAAAATAAAGACTTGTATCAAGTATGCTCAAAAAATGCATATTCATTAATGCATGAATATTGGAATTTTAACCTTTATTCAAAACAATTAAAATTGGCATTATCTAAAATGATAAATGAAAAATAA
- a CDS encoding O-antigen ligase family protein has translation MNNIIKYLAFIFLINNIVFSISGFYDYAESFFLIFMGASLLVVMYSVNILKNVIFDKSFQLFFILNFLNLVYYLFIELGDFESLKYLSARFVQFSIFSISIYSLKEDFPSKFIKLLKIITIGSLFISLLFNFPNFESRYMGIFFNPNEFSIIMVIGFALILFTENKTTINYLILTLFLLVIVLSGSRSAIVGLSLAIITYVLHYKSRNLNNIIFIVLTMIAFSLLGGQNNAIQRMFDVDLLVNRRYEYLYAIDTFLQKPIFGHGLKNYAFIDFSLIQFNDVQIDFGAHNGYLSILVQYGIIFSIIFFSVFIYFLNKIYKSKIEAFGENILQTKFLFFLISYTLVNGMFENTLIGINFFQSNLFWITLAYLLFVLYHKDESNSISD, from the coding sequence ATGAATAACATTATAAAATATTTAGCTTTTATTTTTCTGATAAATAATATTGTATTTAGTATAAGTGGGTTTTATGATTATGCAGAATCGTTTTTTCTAATCTTTATGGGAGCTTCCTTATTGGTTGTAATGTATTCAGTTAACATTTTGAAGAATGTGATTTTTGATAAATCATTTCAATTATTTTTCATTTTAAATTTCTTAAATCTAGTATATTATCTTTTTATTGAATTGGGAGATTTTGAATCTTTAAAATATTTATCTGCAAGGTTTGTACAATTCTCTATTTTTTCAATTTCTATTTATTCTTTAAAAGAAGATTTTCCATCAAAGTTTATTAAACTTTTGAAAATCATTACAATAGGATCTTTGTTCATATCATTACTATTCAACTTTCCAAATTTTGAGTCTAGGTATATGGGTATTTTTTTCAACCCAAATGAATTTTCTATTATCATGGTAATAGGTTTCGCTCTTATTCTCTTTACAGAAAATAAAACCACAATTAATTATTTGATTCTAACACTATTCTTGCTTGTTATCGTTTTATCTGGATCTAGGTCAGCAATTGTAGGTCTTAGTCTTGCCATTATTACCTACGTCCTTCATTATAAATCAAGGAACTTAAATAATATTATTTTCATTGTATTAACTATGATAGCTTTCTCTCTTTTGGGCGGTCAAAATAATGCTATTCAAAGAATGTTTGATGTAGACTTGCTTGTTAATAGAAGGTATGAATACCTATATGCAATTGATACTTTTTTACAAAAACCAATATTTGGTCATGGACTAAAGAATTATGCTTTTATCGATTTTTCATTAATTCAATTTAATGATGTACAAATTGATTTTGGTGCTCATAATGGATACCTTTCAATATTAGTACAATACGGTATCATTTTTTCAATAATATTCTTCAGTGTTTTTATTTATTTCCTAAACAAAATTTATAAATCTAAAATTGAAGCTTTTGGAGAAAATATTTTGCAAACCAAGTTTTTGTTTTTTTTAATTTCATACACTTTAGTTAATGGAATGTTTGAAAATACCCTTATCGGAATTAATTTTTTTCAGAGTAATTTGTTTTGGATTACTTTAGCTTATTTATTATTTGTTTTATATCATAAAGATGAAAGTAATAGCATTTCTGACTGA
- a CDS encoding glycosyltransferase encodes MKLVVVIPYFYPAYVYGGAVFAAYHLSHKTAQNDVDVEVITTNLNGSTKLDVTPNILTSLNGFKVKYYNKCLIPFFSFKMIFGLANDILKADVVHIQSIYSLSTPFALFHSYIQKKTTLLSPRGSLTTYSFKHRGMMKKLWIAFLIKPFAKRIHWHATSQKEIDDIRHFFPNAKIELIPDGVDFEESKIKHVCSEKWQNSFYIACLGRIHKIKGYDIILKAMPEIIKSLPKLKLFIAGMDEGELDNLQRLTLELNIENNVEFQGPLESDDKNCFLKYAQCLVMPSHTENFGIVAAEALNQKTPVIASKHTPWGVLETKHAGFHIDNTPQAMTKAVITLLQDVESYRKNTSHVVEQFSWDKIAESYKSTLLKISKS; translated from the coding sequence ATGAAACTAGTTGTTGTTATACCATATTTTTATCCAGCCTATGTTTATGGCGGCGCTGTTTTTGCAGCATATCATTTAAGTCATAAAACGGCTCAAAATGATGTTGATGTTGAAGTCATAACAACTAATTTAAATGGCAGTACTAAACTAGACGTAACACCTAATATTTTAACTTCACTTAATGGCTTTAAAGTTAAGTATTACAATAAATGTTTGATTCCTTTCTTCTCCTTTAAAATGATTTTTGGATTAGCAAATGATATTCTAAAAGCAGATGTTGTTCATATTCAATCCATTTATTCTTTAAGTACTCCTTTTGCTTTATTTCATTCATATATTCAAAAAAAGACCACTTTACTTTCTCCAAGAGGGAGTTTAACCACTTATTCATTTAAACATAGGGGAATGATGAAAAAATTGTGGATAGCTTTTCTCATTAAGCCTTTTGCAAAGAGAATACATTGGCACGCCACTTCTCAAAAAGAAATAGATGATATCCGTCATTTTTTTCCTAATGCTAAAATTGAATTAATACCTGATGGTGTTGATTTTGAGGAAAGCAAAATAAAGCACGTTTGTAGTGAAAAGTGGCAAAATAGCTTTTACATTGCTTGTCTAGGAAGGATTCACAAAATTAAAGGCTATGATATTATATTGAAGGCAATGCCTGAAATAATAAAATCCCTCCCTAAACTAAAGCTATTCATAGCTGGAATGGATGAAGGAGAGTTAGATAATCTTCAGCGATTGACATTAGAATTAAACATTGAAAACAATGTAGAGTTTCAAGGTCCTTTGGAATCAGATGATAAAAATTGTTTTTTGAAATATGCACAGTGTTTAGTAATGCCTTCTCATACTGAAAATTTTGGGATAGTAGCAGCTGAGGCTTTGAATCAAAAAACACCTGTTATTGCATCAAAGCATACTCCTTGGGGTGTATTAGAAACTAAGCATGCCGGTTTTCACATTGACAATACGCCACAGGCAATGACCAAAGCCGTAATCACCTTATTACAAGATGTTGAATCTTATAGAAAAAATACAAGCCATGTTGTTGAACAATTTTCATGGGATAAAATAGCCGAAAGTTATAAATCAACTTTATTAAAAATATCTAAAAGCTAA
- a CDS encoding CDP-glycerol glycerophosphotransferase family protein: MRIFYYIQFFTSLSFYRSLRLLFYFTSHNRTDVFYYYPQHFNTKSEYPLSLSPLIKSTENNRLSFLVIEEPNIFVRESRSRKAVPIDFIWILALFLRKFYRGNDYNLIDVKIGKLLSKVLLINRDVKNIITVSQSFQSIFRGMFPNANLYDYQHGLISSKYYGYINGNSIAQHITNNQSNVLLYGQGFKNKLLNIRGGEYFQNHSFVIGSIYEEYKKPRESFNGNVLFTLQFTESHSYEFNKFLLNKTIELFEKIKSSKLNLTIYLKSHPRFDKNVDTKMLYEYNFVKCAPENLKDCFKICNLHITEYSSVLFDSITEGVPTLLTAFSEEMNIYEREYSFTSCKLSLIDNFNKINNDNFYKKIIDEQVKWSKELYQPFDEKYFIDLIK, translated from the coding sequence ATGAGGATTTTTTATTATATCCAGTTTTTTACTTCACTTTCTTTTTATCGTTCATTAAGACTTTTATTCTATTTTACTTCTCATAATAGAACGGATGTTTTTTATTATTATCCTCAGCATTTTAATACTAAATCTGAATATCCTTTATCTCTTTCGCCATTAATTAAAAGTACTGAGAATAACCGACTTTCTTTTTTGGTAATTGAAGAGCCTAATATATTTGTTAGAGAAAGCCGTTCTAGAAAGGCAGTGCCCATTGATTTTATATGGATTTTGGCATTATTTTTAAGAAAGTTTTACAGGGGTAATGATTATAATCTAATAGACGTTAAAATTGGTAAACTTTTGTCAAAGGTATTACTCATAAATCGTGATGTTAAAAACATAATAACTGTCTCTCAAAGTTTTCAGTCTATTTTTAGAGGTATGTTTCCCAATGCTAATCTCTATGATTATCAGCATGGTTTAATTTCATCAAAATATTATGGTTATATAAATGGAAACTCCATTGCTCAACACATCACTAATAATCAATCAAATGTTTTGCTTTATGGTCAAGGGTTTAAGAATAAGTTGTTGAATATCAGAGGAGGGGAGTATTTTCAAAATCATTCCTTTGTCATTGGATCTATCTACGAAGAATACAAAAAACCAAGAGAATCATTTAATGGAAATGTATTGTTTACTTTACAATTTACAGAAAGTCATTCCTATGAGTTCAATAAATTCCTATTGAATAAAACTATCGAATTATTCGAAAAAATTAAGTCTAGTAAATTAAATTTAACCATATATCTAAAATCGCACCCTAGATTTGATAAAAATGTTGACACTAAGATGTTATACGAATATAATTTTGTTAAGTGTGCACCTGAAAATTTAAAGGATTGTTTTAAAATTTGTAACCTACACATTACGGAGTATTCTTCAGTGCTTTTCGATTCTATTACTGAAGGAGTACCTACTTTATTAACAGCATTTTCTGAAGAAATGAATATTTATGAAAGGGAATATTCTTTTACTAGCTGTAAATTAAGTCTAATTGATAACTTTAATAAAATCAATAACGACAATTTCTATAAAAAAATAATTGATGAGCAAGTTAAATGGTCAAAGGAATTGTATCAACCTTTTGATGAAAAATATTTCATAGATTTAATAAAATAA